Genomic segment of Tiliqua scincoides isolate rTilSci1 chromosome 1, rTilSci1.hap2, whole genome shotgun sequence:
atgggactttaaaCACACATGTGTGTATGCATTGCAGTCTTAATATCATGAAGGTTAACAAAAACAGTTTCTTGAAGCAATCTCGTTTATTTTTGGCCCAAAGCCTTTAAGACCTTATTACTATCTATCACAGTACCATTTGCCAAGTTTTCCTACCATCACAGGAGCTGTAAATTtactttttaatgtttatatttaaAATCTAATTTACATCATTCAGTGGTGGCACatgtgtcttggggggggggccttaaaaTATAAAACCCTGAGAGCTGCAAAACCTGTCTAGCTCCTAAATTTGGGAGCTGGCTTCTAGTTCCAAAGCACATTTGTCATGTGCTGCTTTAAGATCCATTTCATTGTTTCCAATTAAGCATTTTACTAATATAAATAATTGCATCAAGAATAAGCTTGGACTTGCAGAGTTATGTGGAAGGCTTTTCCTCATGACCTGGTATCTACTCAGGTTAATATACCCATTGCAAAAATGGACATTAATAACTGCCCTCAACCATTCATCCTGTGCAGAAATTGCTGGTCTAGGCACAATAATTTTTAGTTCACCACAGGGGAAAAAAGGGTCGTTTGACTCAGATTTTACATACTGACAGCTTCCTTTTATCTTGTAATACATAGATTCTGAATAAGAGGATCAGCAGCTagacatttgtttaaaaaaacatagCTTTTAAGGTGAAAAAATGTCACCATTCCATTTAATTCTGGTAAGAAGAAAGGACTGTTCATATTAGTTATGGACTAGATGTGTGCCAACACCTGGGACCACCGGCTATCTGTCGGCTAAGGGCCGATATTGTAGTTCTCTCTCAAACTGTTCTGCTGTAAGCGTTCCTTGGATAGCTTCACAGCCTGGGTTAAACACTGAATAAGCACTTCTTTCTCCATTCTTTCTTTCACTAGGGCTCCGAGTTCCCACATAGATCCAATAAAACATAGACAGGACAAAATAAGGCAAACCAAACTCCAGTTCCACGAACAGTCCTAGTAAAACCAGCCAGAGTAGAAACTTGAGAAAGGTCACATTTATCAGAAAATAATGGGCCCACCATGGTGGAGGGGATGCAATAGTTGGGGCCTCAGCACTTTCTCTTCTAAGCTTGGTTTCCTAGGAAATAAAACCAATAAAAGATGCGAAGTTATTCATGCAATAAACATAATGTGTACGGTAAAAGAAAATCCACTTATTTTTAGCCCGGAGAAAAGCAAGTAATTAAGTAGTAGGGAAATATATAACAGGATATCAGAAAGAGAAAGGAATTACCATATTTCATCCTTGGTTGTACGGATAGGACAGGCAATAGTTTTAATTTACAGAGAAGGTGACTATATGTTAGAAAGTTCTAACTATAAGTAGCAATGAAATGGGCATCAGAAGAGGCTACGGAATCTCCTTCCTCAAGGATTTCAAAAGCAGATTGGAAAGGCAACTGCCACAGATGGCTTTAGGTATAAAGTAACTTTCTTCAGGACCAATGTCAAACATAAGTTGATGATCCAACACATTTTTATAACACCAGGAATATTCAAACCCTTGCAACAAAATACCACCATGATGAAGTTTATGACAAGTAATAAATAGTAGAAATAAAAGGACATTCAGAGCAAGAGAATCTTTAAAGATGAGTACTTGGACCAGGGCATTTTAGTTAAAATTCATACAGAATCTAAAGACTTTGACAAATTAATGGGTAGTAAAAGCCAATGCCTACTGAAGTTTCAGAAGGCTGTCACCACAGATTTTTTCCCCAAACCTTTCCCAAGAATTGTAGGTTGCCATATTGGTCCATAAGAAAGACAGCCAAAGTCACAGCCTGCTAACATTTTGACTAAGATCATCCAAAAtgtcacaaagtcatggacagcaACTTTCAAGTTCTCCAAAAGCCTTCATCAGGCTGGATGTAAAGCAaaccaaaagggggggaggagaaaaaaagaagaaagttgAGCATGCCCTAGATCCCCCAAAGTCTGATTTTACCAAGTAAGTGAACTGTCCCCTCTTAGCAGTTGGTCTTTTGCCCAGCTGCTCTGGAATGCCAATCACCCCTAGAGCTCTGTGCCAGCAACAATTCACTGCTGCACTAAAGTCAAAACTTGCCCTCCATTCCTGGATACTAAAAACCTCAGCCTTTGATGGAAGACAtcatgaaaagcagtataatgcACATTTGGGCACAGCCCATATGGTGACATACTGAACTCCCTCCTGCCCATATAAAACTGGACCAAGGAGACTTGAATTCAAATTCCTGCTTGTCCATGCAACTCACTGTGGGCAAGCTAAGATCAATCTAGCCGTGACAGGGCTGGTGCAGAGACAACTCACATAAACTACCATGAGCATCTTAGAGGCAGAACGGCAAAAGAAAATTCTCATCAATTAAAAACATATGATGTCTCAGCAGAGACCAAGTACACCAGAAGAACAGCATCAAACCTTTCCTAGAGGGGAAGAGTGGTACTGGCAGAATCCCTCCAAAGGGAAATAAGGTAGGGTTTATAAATACACAAAGGGATTGTCTAATATTGTGCCACTCATTCCTAAAAGTGGGGCAGCTTCATGCTTGAATGCTCCTTCATGAAACACCCTGTTCATGTAGAAGTGTGTGTAATGCAAAAGAGCAAAGAGACTGACTTGCAGATCAGGACTTCCTTGgtctgaatctcacctctgcctttAACTCATTAGGTGACCTGAAGCAAACCCTTTCCTCCTAACCttggctccccagctgcaatacaAGTACCTTACAGAGTTTACACAATAAGAGAATGCTATATGCCCAGTACAATTGCTTTGGGGAATGACAGGTTGGGGGCCCtagtctctagagcagtggttctgaaacatttagcaccaggacccactttttagaatgagaaacagTTCAGACCCACTGGAGTgaagtcatgaccggaaatgacattatcaagtaggaaaatttgtaacaattctACCAATCCTACCCACctatacccaggagtaaatcccatttactatcattgttaaaagcatatacacagtagcctgttaaaagtacagatgtgtaacatttcctcaaatgcattAAATGCCTACTGAAGTTGTAGGCATTTAccagtcacataccctggtagcagCAGatctaatgcattaaaaatagaatattgaaatgaatgggtacccatctagtgggtcccgattcacagtttgagaaactgttctAGAGCAAGATCCAAGGGCACAAGACACAGCCACCTTGTGCAGCTGaacaggggcccaatcctatccaattttccattgctgtgcagctgcgccaacggggcctgcactgcatcccgtGATGGTGAGGCCTCCTCAACGTGAGGGGAGATTTGTTCTcttttctcagggctgcattgcagctgcactggagctggaaagctggataggatctggcccttcCTCTCTAGGTCTGGTAAGTACCGACCACCTGAGAGCCACCATatatgctgcccagagctccaggacGCAATGAACTCCTTTCCCAACACAAGAAGCCTAAACAGAGCagctctctctctgcctgcaggGGCGGTTGTGGGAGGCTGGAGCTCTGCAGGCACCACCAGCTGCTTTTCTGGCTGGGTCATAACTAGCGCTGCTTTGCTGCAGAAGCTGCCAGGTCCCGAGCCTGGCACATGCATGGTCGGGATGGGGAAGGAGCGCCCCTGCCTGTCAGCGCAACTCAGTggccctcctgtgcaggtctactcagcagtcagttccactgtagtcagtggccttactcccagggaagtacggacaggactgcagcctgagagccccaccctctgcatgtctactcagaaggcagtcccattctggtcaatggggcttcctcccaggaaagcgtgaccAGACCGCGGCCCAAGAGGCAGCCTTGCGGCGGCCACGCCCTACGCTCGCCGCGAGTCTAGCGCTGCACGTGTGAACGGACCCAGCAAGCGGGGCGAGGCTGCCGCTCAGCAGGCAGCAGCGAGGGAGAAGCGGCCGAGCAGGACGGAGGCGGAGTCTCGCGTGCCGTCGTGTCACCAACCTCGGCCTGGGCCTGTTCCGTCGCTGGCGCCGCCGCGGCCTCTCCCAGGGGCTTCGCCGGGCCAGCGCGGCGGGCAGCGCGGAAGGCGGCCAGTCTCTGCTCCATGGAGGCGGAAGCGCGGCCTCCGCAAGGCGCCGACCGTGCAGTCGCGGCCCCGCTCCGGGAGAGCCGCCCCGAGGGTGGGCCCGGGGGAGGAGCCGCTCGCGCCGGCCAGGTGgccgccctgcctgcctgcctgacgaAGGCGGCGGACCCGGCAGAGCCCTTTCAGACGGCACTGCTGGCCCCTTCCTGggtggaagccccattgactctaagggactgacttctgagtaggcacgcagagGAAGGGGCTCGGGCACAGTCcactccacgctttcctgggaggaagccccattgactctaatgggactgacttctgagtaggcacgcttTTCAAAGCCTGAAGTGGACAACTAATTGCTGGGGGTCTGCGTTCTACTCGCACTGAATGGCCTGACTGCCCCCTTGATCCTTGGCCCAGCCTCACCGCAGACCCACAAAACCCCTTCTGTCCTTCCTGGCGTGCAACCAAATCGACAGAACGCTTGGTTGTGTTGAATATTTCCCCCCTCTGCGTGTGTTTGCGCTGAATGACTTTAATTTTGATTCCCCTCCCCTGTATCCCCACAGTAAAGGTGTTTGTtgcgccttcccccaccccgcgCCTCCCTTGTTTTTTCCAGCTGAACCATTGAGCTATGCCGTAGGCCACTGCACAGGGTTCCAGCACATGAGATGTGTATCTCCCAAGTGCACGTGATAAACATGTTTGAACGTTTAGTCCTTTTTTCATGTGCTTTTTCCCTGCTCAAAACTCATTCACGTGGCTTTTTCAGTTCCTCCCCTCCAGCCCTGCAAATTTCAAATGCTTAGTAGGGTGAACTTGAACAGAAATGACATGCAGGGCTAGGGTTATGTGCCCTATCTCACTGTTTCTTCACTCAATTAATGCTTTCTGAAGGAGcttcacttaagccatttctgctcaacgttgcatatacacaacaggaaccaaatgtgtacacctgtgggctggacaaaaatggttaaaaaaaatagggGTTTATCATAGGTTTTTGCATAAGATGTAATAAGAGGGAGGCTATTAATGGATTTGGATTTTAGTACAAAAATTACTAGAAAAGGCACTTTTGTAAGGCCAAAGGACTATGGGAGACTAATGGCTAAAATCTTGCCATTTTAGCATGATTAATCTTTCCGAATGTTCCTAATTATCTGGTTTGTTAAATTACATTTCCAAGTAATTTTACATGGAGCAGTTCTTCCCAAAGGTCATTACCTCTATCACCATTATAATCTTTATCTGGCCAGCCAGAACCTGCCCCCCACGCTCTTTTATGATCAGAAATTATTTGAATAAGTATAACCTATTAAAGACCATAGTGTGTAATAAGCTGACCTATTTGAGTATGTTTGCCAAAGGCTCTCCACTGAAACTAAAATTTCCACGTAGGTTATCTAAAAGTGTCTACTCACTTGAATCAAATGTATTTGCAATAACTTTTCCAGTTTCTAATTCATTTCCTAAGTATTTAATGGCTATGCAGCAAGAGGTCCTAAAGGGTTCCAGTAGAGTACTTGACCTGTTGGCTCACCCTTCATCATTTTTGCCCTATGTTTGTGGCTCATGATGGGAAATTCATGtttttttcatttgctttgcaatgcatttgttattttatttaataagTAATGAAAATAATTGGAGAGGAAGTGATTTTTATTAACGTTTTATGTACTGAAATGTTTGCAGTTGTGCTGCAGACAAGGAAGCTCTGGATCTTTGAGGGATACTGTCAAACGCTAAATAGTAACATGGTTTTTAGATCTTTAGATCTGTTGACCAAATAGAGAACATTTAAAATGTTCATATTAGATGCTTCAGCTCCCACCATAATCCAGAACACAGTAATGATTTTAATACAGACCACTGTTGTGATGTTTGGAGAATGGTGGTGGAATTCTCAGTGAAGTGGCTCATACCAGAAAATTAAAGAGATACAGTATGTACAGAcgcagggcccaaccctatccagctttccagcattgatgcagctacaatgcagccccaaggcaaaggaacgaacatttccttacctggaggaggcctctgtgactattcccccactgcaggatgcagcacaacacccccttggcaccgctgcattcctgctggaaaattggataggattgggcctttaggtggcaatcctatacacttttagCTGTAAGTCCCATGGGCCCAATAGAACTGAatcagtatgcataggattgcactatgttGTCAAGGTAAATAGATCACACTTGCACACATAAATACGTGAACATAAGAGAGGCCATATATGCTTATTGCTAACATTTGGTACATGTATAGTTAACTCAAGGTAACACTTAAAGTAATGAAATGCTGTGCTATAACTTAGGTTTAGCAGTTTTTTCACTGGGGAGTCTGGGAAATTAAAACGAGACCATATATCATAGAAATCAAATACTGTGTTTGAATGTTATTAAGTGGAGTTGGAAATTCATCCACATCtcttagagcagtagttctcaaactataGGGTAGTTCCTCTTGAGATGTGCAAAATACCTGGAAAGGCAGGCCACAGAGTTCGAGCAGCAGGTGGATCTGTGCTTCCATTAGTGATCTGAAGTTTGATTGTTCATTGCTCCCTAGAACATCCTGGTTTATCAACACTGGGTGTGTGAAaattactgcccccccccactctcccatCACCCCAACCTGCAGTTGTCAGGGGTTGGAGGAGATTAGTGTTGGATAAGTCTCCCAAATCTCAAATCCTTGCCCTCAGTTACAGACTGTATAAATGCTAAGCAAGATCATCGTTTGGTAGacaagcatctgctttgcataatCCCCCAACATtttcaggtagggcagagaaaaaattcTGCTCTGAaaatttggagagctgctgccagccagggtGGACAGTACTAAGCTAGTTGAACCaatgactcagtataaggcagtttctttTGTAGTACTGTATGCAAGGTAGTCTGCAAATTGGACTATGGAATAGATGATTGATGCtcatgttgttttgttttgtgaagAAGAAGGATGGCCTGACGGTACAGTAAATTTAGAAGGGGGCCTTGTGCTCAAAATTTTTGAAAATCACGGCTTCAGAGAGAACTCAATATGTACTTCATCCTTGTGATTGCTTTGTGCCTTCTGTTCACACCTTGAGTAGCAACTAAGCATTTGATTAGTAGCCATTTCCAGCTACTGCGGTGTGTTCAGATGCTGCATCCTCCCAAAAGT
This window contains:
- the SAYSD1 gene encoding SAYSvFN domain-containing protein 1 codes for the protein MEQRLAAFRAARRAGPAKPLGEAAAAPATEQAQAEETKLRRESAEAPTIASPPPWWAHYFLINVTFLKFLLWLVLLGLFVELEFGLPYFVLSMFYWIYVGTRSPSERKNGERSAYSVFNPGCEAIQGTLTAEQFERELQYRPLADR